The Tenrec ecaudatus isolate mTenEca1 chromosome 7, mTenEca1.hap1, whole genome shotgun sequence genome window below encodes:
- the FAM217A gene encoding protein FAM217A isoform X2 → MVKIVPPIYKCQTSLMRTYLTGVWIQKSLFLRIKTSPLEGMVPQANRLEIPVDQLMLELNLSEQAQKRKQNSKRSIFQFCSYPLNEGNTNSMESRDFQLSSVDTGFNITSTPIRLFTLNHSLTASAAVDKQVDSYPGPLQRVSLGLCWPYADGDFFKDRSELQLNLCAATESSSCDTLSAFHGNFKYGNSNVEANLTDESDLSESEKSNDTLLSYFKTMDLNLKPETIENFEDSFTEEPSEVFPYPDFLPPPYNTLDLHKLALSKSENWKAGLEPPERSVEHLITRLLEMERLQHVTVQKEKTRLQTNVSSPVVTERPSSSRAAPKARQPKLSDPLNLQALCVEKHREKRKNHSSSCKLEQSASKWNWNNAGKYRWNSRSTSLKSSSAKKQWIATYDDIKTPKSSILNPCQELSTKASGAQTTQSLVKMVSTRYLPTRSPIPISPIPLSFPDNQREEIKPARAKKKLYPKNIVLNRPFYFQKLNCLSPSFITNDKCSPIGQK, encoded by the exons ATGGTGAAAATTGTGCCACCAATCTACAAATGCCAAACATCTCTCATGAG AACGTACCTCACTGGAGTTTGGATTCAGAAGTCACTGTTCTTGAGAATAAAAACCTCCCCCCTGGAAGGAATGGTGCCTCAGGCG AACCGTTTGGAAATTCCAGTAGACCAACTGATGCTAGAACTTAATTTGTCAGAGCAAGCTCAGAAAAGAAAACAG AACAGTAAACGAAGCATATTTCAGTTCTGCAGTTACCCTCTCAATGAAGGGAACACCAATTCCATGGAGAGCAG GGATTTCCAACTATCTTCAGTAGACACTGGCTTTAATATAACCAGTACTCCCATAAGGCTCTTCACTCTGAACCACTCACTCACAGCAAGTGCTGCAGTTGATAAGCAAGTTGATTCCTACCCTGGACCGCTACAACGGGTGTCACTAGGTCTCTGCTGGCCCTATGCAGATGGAGACTTTTTTAAGGACCGAAGTGAACTTCAGCTTAATTTGTGTGCAGCGACAGAAAGCAGCAGTTGTGACACTCTATCTGCTTTCCATGGGAATTTTAAATACGGCAATAGCAATGTGGAGGCAAATTTAACAGATGAAAGCGACTTATCCGAAAGTGAAAAATCAAATGACACTCTACTCAGCTATTTTAAAACAATGGACCTGAACTTAAAGCCAGAAACGATCGAGAACTTTGAAGACTCTTTCACCGAGGAGCCAAGTGAAGTCTTTCCGTACCCTgattttctccctccaccttacaACACTCTAGATTTGCACAAATTAGCCCTGTCAAAATCGGAAAATTGGAAAGCAGGGCTTGAACCTCCGGAGCGCTCTGTGGAGCACTTGATCACTCGCTTACTGGAAATGGAAAGACTACAGCATGTGACTGTACAGAAAGAGAAGACGAGACTCCAAACTAACGTAAGTTCTCCAGTAGTCACAGAACGACCCTCCTCCTCCAGAGCCGCACCTAAAGCGAGGCAGCCGAAACTTTCTGACCCTTTGAATCTTCAGGCACTTTGTGTAGAGAAAcatagggagaaaaggaaaaaccaTTCTAGCTCTTGCAAACTTGAACAAAGTGCTTCGAAATGGAATTGGAATAATGCTGGaaaatataggtggaattctaGGTCAACATCTCTCAAAAGTTCATCCGCTAAGAAACAGTGGATTGCAACGTATGATGACATTAAGACTCCCAAAAGCTCCATTTTGAATCCATGCCAAGAACTCTCAacaaaggctagtggtgcccaaaCAACCCAATCACTGGTGAAAATGGTCTCAACAAGATATCTTCCAACCAGGTCTCCAATACCGATTTCACCCATACCCCTGTCTTTTCCCGACAATCAGAGAGAAGAAATTAAGCCAGCAAGAGCCAAAAAGAAACTTTACCCAAAAAATATAGTCTTGAACAGACCATTCTATTTTCAAAAGCTAAACTGTCTATCGCCGTCATTTATAACCAACGACAAGTGTTCACCCATTGGCCAAAAATAA
- the FAM217A gene encoding protein FAM217A isoform X1, which yields MCRGNGENCATNLQMPNISHENVPHWSLDSEVTVLENKNLPPGRNGASGGISNKNRLEIPVDQLMLELNLSEQAQKRKQNSKRSIFQFCSYPLNEGNTNSMESRDFQLSSVDTGFNITSTPIRLFTLNHSLTASAAVDKQVDSYPGPLQRVSLGLCWPYADGDFFKDRSELQLNLCAATESSSCDTLSAFHGNFKYGNSNVEANLTDESDLSESEKSNDTLLSYFKTMDLNLKPETIENFEDSFTEEPSEVFPYPDFLPPPYNTLDLHKLALSKSENWKAGLEPPERSVEHLITRLLEMERLQHVTVQKEKTRLQTNVSSPVVTERPSSSRAAPKARQPKLSDPLNLQALCVEKHREKRKNHSSSCKLEQSASKWNWNNAGKYRWNSRSTSLKSSSAKKQWIATYDDIKTPKSSILNPCQELSTKASGAQTTQSLVKMVSTRYLPTRSPIPISPIPLSFPDNQREEIKPARAKKKLYPKNIVLNRPFYFQKLNCLSPSFITNDKCSPIGQK from the exons atgTGCAGAGGAAATGGTGAAAATTGTGCCACCAATCTACAAATGCCAAACATCTCTCATGAG AACGTACCTCACTGGAGTTTGGATTCAGAAGTCACTGTTCTTGAGAATAAAAACCTCCCCCCTGGAAGGAATGGTGCCTCAGGCG GCATAAGTAACAAG AACCGTTTGGAAATTCCAGTAGACCAACTGATGCTAGAACTTAATTTGTCAGAGCAAGCTCAGAAAAGAAAACAG AACAGTAAACGAAGCATATTTCAGTTCTGCAGTTACCCTCTCAATGAAGGGAACACCAATTCCATGGAGAGCAG GGATTTCCAACTATCTTCAGTAGACACTGGCTTTAATATAACCAGTACTCCCATAAGGCTCTTCACTCTGAACCACTCACTCACAGCAAGTGCTGCAGTTGATAAGCAAGTTGATTCCTACCCTGGACCGCTACAACGGGTGTCACTAGGTCTCTGCTGGCCCTATGCAGATGGAGACTTTTTTAAGGACCGAAGTGAACTTCAGCTTAATTTGTGTGCAGCGACAGAAAGCAGCAGTTGTGACACTCTATCTGCTTTCCATGGGAATTTTAAATACGGCAATAGCAATGTGGAGGCAAATTTAACAGATGAAAGCGACTTATCCGAAAGTGAAAAATCAAATGACACTCTACTCAGCTATTTTAAAACAATGGACCTGAACTTAAAGCCAGAAACGATCGAGAACTTTGAAGACTCTTTCACCGAGGAGCCAAGTGAAGTCTTTCCGTACCCTgattttctccctccaccttacaACACTCTAGATTTGCACAAATTAGCCCTGTCAAAATCGGAAAATTGGAAAGCAGGGCTTGAACCTCCGGAGCGCTCTGTGGAGCACTTGATCACTCGCTTACTGGAAATGGAAAGACTACAGCATGTGACTGTACAGAAAGAGAAGACGAGACTCCAAACTAACGTAAGTTCTCCAGTAGTCACAGAACGACCCTCCTCCTCCAGAGCCGCACCTAAAGCGAGGCAGCCGAAACTTTCTGACCCTTTGAATCTTCAGGCACTTTGTGTAGAGAAAcatagggagaaaaggaaaaaccaTTCTAGCTCTTGCAAACTTGAACAAAGTGCTTCGAAATGGAATTGGAATAATGCTGGaaaatataggtggaattctaGGTCAACATCTCTCAAAAGTTCATCCGCTAAGAAACAGTGGATTGCAACGTATGATGACATTAAGACTCCCAAAAGCTCCATTTTGAATCCATGCCAAGAACTCTCAacaaaggctagtggtgcccaaaCAACCCAATCACTGGTGAAAATGGTCTCAACAAGATATCTTCCAACCAGGTCTCCAATACCGATTTCACCCATACCCCTGTCTTTTCCCGACAATCAGAGAGAAGAAATTAAGCCAGCAAGAGCCAAAAAGAAACTTTACCCAAAAAATATAGTCTTGAACAGACCATTCTATTTTCAAAAGCTAAACTGTCTATCGCCGTCATTTATAACCAACGACAAGTGTTCACCCATTGGCCAAAAATAA